A window of the Halopseudomonas phragmitis genome harbors these coding sequences:
- a CDS encoding carbon-nitrogen hydrolase family protein, which yields MAQVAALQMLSGPEVKANLNQAAVLIGEAAAAGAELILLPECFAAFGNRSLAEIAKAEFGGSGPIRNFLARQAREHGVWLVGGSIPLPASDDGKALASCLVYDDQGREVARYDKLHLFDVEVPDNTRSYRESRDYEHGQQLVCLDTPVGRLGLSICYDVRFPDLYQALRRAGAELIVVPSAFTAVTGLAHWEVLLRARAIETQCYILAANQGGRHTGGRETFGHSCLIDPWGVIQACLPEGMGVVAGAIDRQHLEDIRARMPVAEHRRFAVTDRIEPVAKEPKSHE from the coding sequence ATGGCTCAGGTAGCAGCCCTGCAGATGCTCAGCGGCCCGGAGGTCAAGGCCAACCTCAATCAGGCGGCGGTGCTGATTGGTGAAGCGGCGGCGGCCGGAGCCGAGTTGATTTTGCTGCCCGAATGCTTCGCGGCCTTCGGCAATCGGTCACTGGCCGAGATTGCCAAGGCTGAGTTTGGCGGTAGTGGTCCGATCCGTAACTTTCTTGCGCGTCAGGCGCGCGAGCACGGCGTCTGGCTGGTGGGCGGCAGTATCCCGTTGCCGGCCAGCGACGACGGCAAGGCCCTGGCCAGTTGCCTGGTCTATGACGATCAGGGGCGGGAAGTCGCCCGCTACGACAAATTGCATCTGTTCGATGTCGAAGTGCCGGACAATACCCGCAGCTATCGCGAGTCGCGCGATTATGAGCATGGTCAGCAACTGGTCTGCCTGGACACACCGGTCGGGCGCCTGGGCCTGAGCATCTGTTACGATGTGCGCTTTCCCGACCTGTATCAGGCCCTGCGCCGGGCCGGGGCCGAGCTGATCGTGGTGCCGTCGGCCTTTACCGCAGTCACCGGGCTGGCCCACTGGGAGGTCCTGCTTCGGGCTCGGGCCATCGAAACCCAGTGTTACATACTGGCGGCCAACCAGGGTGGGCGCCACACCGGTGGCCGTGAGACCTTTGGACATAGTTGCCTGATTGATCCCTGGGGCGTGATCCAGGCCTGCCTGCCCGAAGGCATGGGTGTGGTTGCCGGCGCCATTGACCGCCAGCATCTGGAAGATATCCGTGCGCGTATGCCGGTTGCCGAGCATCGCCGTTTTGCCGTGACTGACCGTATCGAGCCGGTCGCCAAGGAGCCGAAATCTCATGAATGA
- the mreB gene encoding rod shape-determining protein MreB translates to MFKKIRGMFSSDLSIDLGTANTLIYVRDRGIVLDEPSVVAIRSHGNQKSVVAVGTEAKRMLGRTPGNIQAIRPMKDGVIADFSVCEKMLQYFINKVHENSFIQPSPRVLICVPCKSTQVERRAIRESALGAGAREVFLIEEPMAAAIGAGLPVEEARGSMVVDIGGGTTEIALISLNGVVYAESVRVGGDRFDEAIVTYVRRNYGSLIGESTAERIKQEIGVAYPGGDVLEVDVRGRNLAEGVPRSFTLNSNEVLEALQESLASIVQAVKSALEQSPPELASDIAERGLILTGGGALLRDLDKLLAQETGLPVIVAEDPLTCVARGGGKALEMMDQHSMDLLSTE, encoded by the coding sequence ATGTTCAAAAAAATTCGTGGCATGTTTTCCAGCGATCTGTCCATCGACCTGGGCACGGCCAATACCCTGATTTATGTCCGCGATCGCGGCATCGTTCTTGACGAGCCTTCAGTGGTCGCGATTCGTAGCCACGGCAACCAGAAAAGCGTGGTTGCTGTCGGCACCGAGGCCAAGCGCATGCTCGGCCGTACCCCGGGCAACATCCAGGCCATTCGGCCGATGAAGGACGGCGTGATCGCCGACTTTAGCGTCTGTGAAAAAATGCTCCAGTACTTTATCAACAAGGTTCACGAAAACAGCTTCATTCAGCCCAGCCCGCGAGTACTGATCTGTGTGCCGTGCAAGTCGACCCAGGTCGAGCGCCGGGCGATTCGTGAATCGGCGCTGGGCGCCGGGGCCCGCGAGGTGTTCCTGATCGAGGAGCCAATGGCAGCGGCGATCGGTGCCGGTCTGCCGGTAGAAGAGGCGCGCGGCTCGATGGTAGTCGATATCGGTGGTGGTACCACCGAGATTGCCCTGATCTCGCTCAACGGCGTGGTCTACGCCGAATCGGTACGGGTCGGTGGTGATCGCTTCGATGAGGCGATCGTGACCTATGTGCGGCGTAACTATGGCAGCCTGATTGGTGAATCCACTGCCGAGCGGATCAAGCAGGAAATCGGTGTGGCCTACCCCGGCGGCGATGTGCTGGAGGTTGATGTCCGTGGTCGCAACCTGGCTGAAGGTGTGCCGCGCAGCTTCACCCTGAACTCCAACGAGGTGCTGGAAGCGCTGCAGGAGTCGCTGGCCTCCATTGTCCAGGCAGTCAAGAGCGCACTGGAACAGTCGCCGCCGGAACTGGCCTCGGATATCGCCGAGCGTGGCCTGATCCTGACTGGTGGCGGGGCACTGCTGCGTGATCTGGACAAGCTGTTGGCGCAGGAAACCGGCCTGCCGGTAATCGTTGCCGAAGATCCGCTGACCTGCGTTGCCCGCGGCGGTGGCAAGGCACTGGAAATGATGGATCAGCACAGCATGGACCTGCTCTCCACCGAGTGA
- a CDS encoding YhdP family protein — translation MLWQTWLRRLLDGLILLLVGWLLLAAIYVSLGRQFMPVVADYQAELVVKAEQLSGRAIHLERLQGEMQGGQPVFKLRGLQVHADLDPDSPILFALDNVTARLDLFASLWQRRPVMDALQIQGLELELSENADGHWQVHGLGGQSAQLAGLDEALRLLSSQRRITLLETRIRISPWQQPDWVFSEGDLTLLNGPNWHRLDGQVNLPDGERLRWQASALMPGLDWQRLSLGFFLELPATNWGRWLPPAWMERMQIQTLVAGGQLWGSWQHQRLDHLQGLLITPQLELNGVRQVPVLNDLVARFEWREQAGQQSLRVDELSMRLDEEIWPATRIQLQRELESGAWLARVDQLPLEHLGHWLPGLIEHELTAEVISTLAPRGTLRDVQLNGTSDWRDWRNLRLQARLDRVGVSAWEAVPAFEGVSGSLSGSPAEGELRVASDNWAIHLPRLFPQAWHYTRAEGALQWRWSDELGLSLIAPGLRATGEEGPLTARMELLLPPPGGVPTMDLRVALRDSQARFHERYLPTLAPAFEPALADWLKDSQLSGRVPQAIFAYRGSLLKDAEPDERQIDLYARLEGGSLQFQPGWPGLSEVSATLYLDNELLDIGPGQARLLDTELSGIQVSTRRESPEAALRLLVAGDFKGPLSDALTLMQDSPLAELSGDPLAGWQGQGQVDGQLALAIPLRQGQPLGVDVGWQAEVEQLQIPQLQEPIHELRGRFAYNDGQGLAASGLTLRFLGEPVAAEIDRIDAQQRIRLSGKHSLERLQGWTLLGVEALPKGLASGALDWQADVRLAEGRQRVEVSSALEGVSLVLPEPLAKSSAERLPSRLLLELTPGLQRWQFNLGPELRGLIHIDERQFAGDLRYRSGSPVTPIWPGLAVQARFRDFDWSHWQQWLDGSALKPADTPLAQAPAGQMGDLVQRLNVQTDRFQGFGLDLDNVQVSGARTSNGWLLDIEQSSLRGQIGWPDANDAPVVVELQRLTLPRHEPGPDHTALVEPVVPEDPLAAFDPTSLPSLDVRIHALHWGDELVGGVRFSARPSSTGSHFSGVDVDLRGLRLQGDLDWLNSGSRFSGELNATDLGAVLQAWHYAPTLTSERFQARTELSWPGSPAFFALARSSGTVSLDASNGALQSGEGSADALRVFGLLNFNALTRRLRLDFSDLFGKGTAYDSFKGELGLDAGVMHTRTPLVMDGPSAKLQLEGQLDLPNDQIDMGLLVTLPVTNNLPLAAILAGAPHIGGVLFLADRILGDRVARFASVKYRISGDWQQPNVEFDRAFDSKAALEN, via the coding sequence ATGCTCTGGCAAACCTGGCTGCGACGCCTATTGGATGGGCTGATCCTGCTTTTGGTGGGCTGGTTGCTGCTGGCCGCGATTTACGTCAGCCTGGGTCGCCAGTTCATGCCGGTGGTGGCTGACTACCAGGCTGAGCTGGTGGTCAAGGCCGAGCAACTGAGCGGCCGGGCCATCCACCTTGAGCGCCTGCAGGGCGAGATGCAGGGCGGGCAGCCGGTGTTCAAGCTGCGTGGCTTGCAGGTGCATGCCGACCTTGATCCTGACAGCCCGATACTATTTGCCCTGGACAACGTAACCGCCCGGCTTGATCTGTTTGCCAGCCTCTGGCAACGCCGGCCGGTGATGGATGCGTTGCAGATTCAGGGGCTGGAGCTGGAACTGAGCGAAAACGCCGACGGCCACTGGCAGGTGCATGGCCTTGGCGGCCAAAGCGCCCAACTGGCCGGGTTGGATGAGGCCCTGCGCTTGCTCTCCAGCCAACGGCGGATCACCCTGCTTGAAACCCGAATTCGCATCAGCCCCTGGCAGCAACCCGACTGGGTGTTCAGCGAAGGCGACCTGACCCTGCTCAATGGCCCCAACTGGCATCGACTCGATGGTCAGGTCAACCTGCCTGATGGTGAGCGGCTGCGTTGGCAGGCCAGCGCCCTGATGCCTGGGCTGGACTGGCAGCGCTTGTCACTGGGGTTTTTCCTGGAGTTGCCGGCGACCAACTGGGGCCGCTGGTTGCCTCCTGCCTGGATGGAGCGCATGCAGATCCAGACGCTGGTGGCCGGTGGGCAGCTTTGGGGTAGCTGGCAGCATCAGCGCCTGGATCATCTGCAGGGGCTGCTGATCACCCCGCAGCTGGAACTGAATGGGGTGCGCCAGGTGCCGGTGCTGAATGATCTGGTTGCCCGTTTCGAGTGGCGCGAGCAGGCCGGGCAGCAATCGCTGCGAGTTGATGAGCTGAGCATGCGCCTGGATGAAGAGATCTGGCCGGCAACCCGGATTCAGTTGCAGCGTGAGCTGGAGTCCGGGGCCTGGTTGGCCCGGGTCGACCAGCTACCGCTGGAGCATCTGGGCCACTGGTTGCCGGGCTTGATCGAGCACGAACTGACCGCCGAAGTCATCAGCACCCTGGCACCCCGTGGGACCCTGCGCGATGTGCAATTGAACGGAACGAGCGACTGGCGTGACTGGCGCAACCTGCGACTGCAGGCCCGGCTTGATCGGGTCGGGGTCTCAGCCTGGGAAGCGGTGCCGGCCTTTGAAGGGGTGAGTGGCAGCCTGAGTGGTAGCCCCGCTGAGGGCGAGTTGCGAGTAGCCAGTGATAACTGGGCAATCCATCTGCCACGACTGTTTCCCCAAGCCTGGCACTATACGCGGGCTGAGGGAGCGCTGCAGTGGCGCTGGTCGGATGAGCTGGGGCTGAGCCTGATAGCCCCGGGTCTGCGTGCAACAGGTGAGGAAGGTCCATTGACTGCCCGGATGGAGTTGCTGTTGCCGCCGCCCGGAGGGGTTCCGACCATGGATCTGCGTGTTGCCCTACGCGATAGCCAGGCTCGTTTCCATGAGCGTTACTTGCCAACCTTGGCCCCTGCGTTCGAACCGGCGTTGGCCGATTGGCTCAAGGACTCGCAGCTCAGCGGCCGGGTACCCCAGGCGATCTTTGCCTATCGGGGTTCGCTGCTCAAGGACGCCGAGCCGGACGAGCGTCAGATTGACCTGTATGCCCGGCTGGAGGGTGGCAGCCTGCAGTTCCAGCCCGGCTGGCCAGGGTTGAGCGAGGTATCTGCAACCCTGTATCTGGACAATGAGTTGCTGGATATCGGGCCGGGGCAGGCCCGGCTGCTGGATACTGAGCTCAGTGGCATTCAGGTCTCGACCCGGCGTGAGAGTCCCGAGGCGGCATTGCGCCTGCTGGTGGCTGGCGACTTTAAGGGACCGTTGAGTGATGCCCTGACGCTGATGCAGGACAGCCCGCTGGCTGAGCTGAGCGGTGACCCGCTGGCCGGTTGGCAAGGTCAGGGTCAGGTCGATGGACAGCTGGCCCTGGCCATTCCGCTGCGTCAGGGCCAGCCGCTGGGTGTTGACGTGGGCTGGCAGGCTGAGGTCGAGCAGTTACAGATTCCGCAGTTGCAGGAGCCGATTCATGAACTGCGCGGCCGGTTCGCCTACAACGATGGGCAGGGGCTCGCGGCTTCAGGTCTGACGCTGCGTTTTCTCGGTGAGCCGGTTGCCGCCGAGATTGATCGGATTGATGCGCAGCAACGCATCCGTCTGAGTGGCAAGCACTCGCTGGAGCGGTTGCAGGGCTGGACACTGCTGGGGGTGGAGGCACTGCCCAAGGGGCTGGCCAGCGGGGCTCTTGACTGGCAGGCCGACGTGCGTCTGGCCGAAGGCCGTCAGCGGGTTGAAGTCAGTAGTGCATTGGAAGGCGTCAGTCTGGTGCTACCGGAACCTCTGGCCAAGTCGAGTGCCGAGCGCTTGCCGAGCCGGCTGCTGCTGGAACTGACGCCAGGGCTGCAACGTTGGCAATTCAATCTGGGACCCGAACTGCGCGGCCTGATTCATATCGATGAGCGTCAGTTTGCCGGTGATCTGCGCTACCGCAGTGGTAGCCCAGTGACCCCGATCTGGCCCGGGCTGGCGGTGCAGGCCCGGTTCCGTGACTTTGACTGGAGCCACTGGCAGCAGTGGCTCGATGGCAGCGCGTTGAAGCCGGCCGATACCCCACTGGCGCAGGCCCCGGCTGGACAGATGGGCGACCTGGTGCAGCGGCTCAATGTCCAGACCGATCGCTTTCAGGGCTTTGGGCTGGATCTGGACAATGTTCAGGTCAGTGGCGCGCGTACCAGCAATGGTTGGCTGCTGGATATCGAGCAGAGTAGCTTGCGTGGGCAAATCGGCTGGCCCGACGCCAACGATGCGCCGGTGGTGGTTGAGCTTCAGCGTCTGACACTACCGCGTCACGAGCCAGGCCCGGATCACACCGCGCTGGTCGAGCCGGTGGTGCCGGAAGACCCGCTGGCTGCTTTTGATCCGACCAGCCTGCCCAGCCTGGATGTACGTATCCATGCCCTGCACTGGGGTGATGAACTGGTGGGTGGTGTGCGTTTCTCCGCGCGCCCCAGCAGCACTGGTAGCCATTTCAGCGGGGTTGACGTCGATCTGCGTGGCCTGCGCCTGCAGGGTGATCTGGACTGGCTGAACTCGGGTAGCCGCTTTAGCGGCGAACTCAACGCCACGGATCTGGGCGCGGTATTGCAAGCCTGGCATTACGCCCCGACCCTGACCAGCGAACGCTTTCAGGCCCGGACCGAGTTGAGCTGGCCAGGCTCGCCGGCTTTTTTCGCGCTGGCTCGCAGTAGTGGTACGGTCAGTCTTGATGCAAGCAATGGCGCGCTGCAAAGTGGCGAAGGCTCGGCCGACGCGCTGCGGGTATTCGGTCTGTTGAACTTCAACGCCTTGACCCGCCGCCTGCGCCTGGATTTTTCCGACCTGTTTGGCAAAGGCACAGCCTATGACAGCTTCAAGGGCGAGCTGGGGCTGGATGCAGGGGTGATGCACACCCGCACGCCGCTGGTCATGGACGGGCCGAGCGCCAAGTTGCAGCTAGAGGGTCAGCTTGACCTGCCCAATGACCAGATTGATATGGGCCTGTTGGTGACTTTGCCGGTTACCAACAATCTGCCCCTGGCGGCGATTCTGGCCGGCGCTCCGCACATTGGTGGCGTACTGTTTTTGGCCGACCGCATTCTGGGCGACCGGGTGGCGCGTTTTGCCTCGGTCAAGTACCGGATCAGCGGTGACTGGCAACAACCCAACGTAGAGTTTGATAGGGCCTTCGACAGCAAGGCCGCTCTGGAGAATTGA
- the mreD gene encoding rod shape-determining protein MreD, producing MRNSLLIALSILAALLLSIMPMPSPLDLGRPMWLAMVLAYWVMALPHRVGLLTAWVSGLATDVLYGELFGQHALVMTLVAWLVLLLHQRIRRFPLWQQSLVMLPVLGIAQMVLLWLNSLSGNRPPTLLFLMPALVSVFLWPWVSSVLSVLRKRFHVY from the coding sequence ATGCGCAATAGTCTGTTGATCGCCTTGAGCATTCTCGCCGCTCTGCTATTGAGCATCATGCCGATGCCCTCGCCGTTGGATCTGGGGCGGCCGATGTGGCTGGCGATGGTGCTGGCCTACTGGGTGATGGCCCTGCCTCACCGGGTCGGTCTGCTGACCGCTTGGGTCAGTGGGTTGGCGACCGATGTACTGTACGGCGAGCTGTTTGGCCAGCATGCACTGGTCATGACCCTGGTGGCCTGGCTGGTGCTGTTGCTGCATCAGCGTATCCGGCGTTTCCCGTTGTGGCAGCAGAGTCTGGTGATGCTGCCGGTTCTGGGCATCGCCCAGATGGTTCTGCTGTGGCTCAACAGCCTGAGCGGCAACCGGCCGCCGACCCTGCTGTTCCTGATGCCGGCGCTGGTCAGCGTATTCCTCTGGCCCTGGGTGTCGTCGGTCCTGTCGGTGCTGCGTAAACGCTTCCATGTCTACTGA
- the gatC gene encoding Asp-tRNA(Asn)/Glu-tRNA(Gln) amidotransferase subunit GatC yields MAFDRSDVEKIAHLARIAIREDEIPATTAKLSGILGLIDQMQAVDTTGIEPLAHPLETTQRLRPDSVTEQNQRDAYQAIAPATEAGLYLVPKVIE; encoded by the coding sequence ATGGCCTTTGACCGCTCCGATGTGGAAAAGATCGCCCATCTGGCCCGCATCGCCATCCGCGAGGACGAGATCCCCGCCACCACCGCCAAGTTGTCCGGCATTCTCGGTCTGATCGACCAGATGCAGGCCGTGGACACTACCGGCATCGAGCCGCTGGCCCATCCGCTGGAAACCACCCAGCGCCTGCGTCCGGACAGCGTGACCGAGCAGAATCAGCGCGATGCCTACCAGGCCATCGCTCCGGCGACCGAAGCCGGGCTGTATCTGGTACCCAAGGTGATCGAATAA
- a CDS encoding Maf family protein encodes MSTEPLYLASASVRRRELLAQIGVPCQRLVCSVDEQQLAGESAEVYVLRVTADKVQAGLAQVADGAVVLAADTAVVLGEQILGKPVDRQQGLEMLRALSGREHRVLTAVAVAQHGRCLSQLVETRVWFRGLSEAEIEAYWASGEPRDKAGGYGIQGLGAVFVERIDGSYSAVVGLPLMETAQLLAQFGVACWQQRGLR; translated from the coding sequence ATGTCTACTGAACCCCTGTACCTGGCCTCTGCTTCTGTGCGCCGGCGTGAACTGCTGGCCCAGATCGGTGTGCCTTGCCAGCGGCTGGTATGTTCAGTGGATGAGCAGCAACTGGCCGGCGAGTCGGCTGAGGTCTATGTGTTGCGGGTGACGGCCGACAAGGTTCAAGCCGGGCTGGCACAGGTTGCCGATGGCGCGGTGGTGCTGGCGGCGGATACTGCCGTGGTGCTGGGCGAGCAGATTCTCGGCAAGCCGGTCGATCGCCAGCAGGGGCTGGAGATGTTGCGGGCGCTGTCCGGGCGTGAGCACCGGGTGCTCACGGCGGTCGCCGTGGCCCAGCACGGGCGCTGCCTGAGCCAGTTGGTGGAAACCCGGGTCTGGTTCCGGGGCCTGAGCGAGGCCGAGATCGAGGCCTACTGGGCCAGCGGCGAGCCGCGCGACAAGGCCGGGGGCTATGGCATTCAGGGACTGGGGGCGGTCTTTGTCGAGCGGATCGACGGCAGCTACAGCGCTGTGGTCGGATTGCCCTTGATGGAAACTGCACAATTACTGGCCCAGTTCGGGGTTGCCTGTTGGCAGCAACGCGGCTTGCGATGA
- the mreC gene encoding rod shape-determining protein MreC, with the protein MGVRLFALTVLSVVLMVIDARFAALQPLRAQLGLLLTPLYYVAEVPARTWDTFHQLTSSRAELIAENERLRAESLLIQRQLQKLASLTEQNVRLRELLNSSSLVDERVLVAELIGVDPNPFTQRLMINKGERDGVFLGQPVLDASGLMGQVVEVMPHTARVLLITDAAHSLPVQVNRNGLRAIAAGTGNNEYLELRYVGDTADIRVDDILVSSGLGQRFPAGYPVGRVVAVDRDPGHPFAEVKVAPTAQLNRSRYMLLVFSPESAYGEVLPALELASEQEKNGAQDEGEQVAEPVAVDAADQASEENGDAQ; encoded by the coding sequence CTGGGCGTACGACTGTTCGCACTGACGGTGCTGTCCGTTGTGTTGATGGTTATCGACGCTCGGTTCGCGGCGCTGCAACCGCTGCGCGCTCAGCTTGGCCTGCTGCTGACGCCGTTGTATTACGTGGCTGAAGTCCCGGCCCGGACCTGGGATACCTTTCACCAACTGACTTCCAGCCGGGCTGAGCTGATTGCCGAGAATGAACGGCTGCGCGCCGAGTCGCTGCTGATTCAGCGTCAACTGCAGAAGCTGGCCTCGCTGACCGAGCAGAACGTGCGTCTGCGTGAACTGCTCAATTCCTCCTCGCTGGTAGATGAGCGGGTGCTGGTGGCTGAACTGATCGGTGTCGACCCCAATCCCTTTACCCAGCGCCTGATGATCAACAAGGGTGAGCGTGATGGCGTGTTCCTTGGCCAGCCAGTGCTGGACGCCAGCGGCCTGATGGGCCAGGTGGTCGAGGTCATGCCGCATACCGCCCGGGTTCTGCTGATTACCGACGCCGCCCACAGTCTGCCGGTGCAGGTCAACCGCAACGGCTTGCGTGCCATCGCCGCCGGGACCGGCAACAACGAATATCTGGAATTGCGCTATGTCGGCGATACCGCCGATATTCGGGTCGACGACATTCTGGTCAGCTCCGGTCTGGGGCAGCGTTTCCCGGCCGGTTACCCGGTTGGCCGGGTGGTCGCTGTGGATCGCGATCCTGGGCATCCGTTTGCCGAGGTCAAGGTGGCGCCCACTGCGCAGCTCAATCGCAGTCGTTACATGTTGCTGGTATTCAGCCCGGAAAGTGCCTATGGCGAAGTGCTGCCGGCGCTGGAGTTGGCGAGTGAGCAAGAAAAGAATGGCGCACAGGATGAGGGCGAGCAGGTTGCCGAGCCGGTAGCAGTTGACGCGGCCGACCAGGCTTCAGAGGAGAATGGCGATGCGCAATAG
- the rng gene encoding ribonuclease G, whose translation MSEEILINVTPMETRVALVENGVLQEVHVERTLRRGIVGNIYKGKVVRVLPGMQAAFVDIGLERAAFIHASEISEREGPAVEPISSLVHEGQSLVVQVTKDPIGTKGARLTTHLSVPSRYLVYMPKTPHVGISLKIEDEAERERLKQIVAHCVEDEGVEEAGGFILRTAAEAAREEDILVDIRYVRRLWQQISQQMSQAPAPSVLYEDLALALRTLRDLVNPRIEKIRIDSRETFQKIEQFVQELMPGIEEKLEHYPGERPIFDLYGVEDEIQKAMERRVMLKSGGHLVIDQTEAMTTIDVNTGAFVGHRTLEETIFKTNLEAATAIARQLRLRNLGGIIIIDFIDMEDEDHQRQVLRTLEKQLERDHAKTNIIGITELGLVQMTRKRTRESLEQVLCEPCPSCQGRGIQKTPETVCYEIFREILREARAYQADAYMVLASQSVIDRLLDEESGNVADLELFIERPIKFQVETMYTQEQYDVVLM comes from the coding sequence ATGAGCGAAGAAATTCTGATCAACGTCACCCCGATGGAAACCCGGGTGGCCCTGGTCGAAAACGGGGTGTTGCAAGAGGTCCATGTCGAGCGAACCCTGCGTCGTGGTATCGTCGGCAATATCTACAAAGGCAAGGTCGTGCGGGTTCTGCCCGGCATGCAGGCCGCGTTTGTCGATATCGGCCTGGAACGCGCAGCCTTTATCCATGCCTCGGAAATCTCCGAGCGCGAAGGGCCGGCGGTCGAGCCGATCAGTTCGCTGGTACATGAGGGCCAGTCGCTGGTGGTGCAGGTGACCAAGGACCCGATCGGTACCAAGGGCGCACGGCTGACCACCCACTTGTCGGTACCTTCGCGTTATCTGGTGTATATGCCCAAGACCCCGCATGTGGGGATTTCGCTGAAAATCGAAGATGAAGCCGAGCGCGAGCGGCTCAAGCAGATCGTTGCCCACTGTGTCGAAGATGAAGGTGTGGAAGAGGCCGGTGGTTTCATTCTGCGTACTGCTGCCGAGGCTGCGCGGGAGGAAGATATCCTGGTCGATATCCGCTATGTGCGCCGGCTTTGGCAGCAGATCTCCCAGCAGATGAGCCAGGCCCCGGCACCTTCGGTGCTGTACGAGGATCTGGCCCTGGCATTGCGCACCCTCCGCGATCTGGTCAATCCGCGGATCGAGAAGATCCGGATCGACTCGCGGGAAACCTTCCAGAAGATCGAGCAGTTCGTTCAGGAGCTGATGCCGGGCATCGAGGAAAAGCTCGAGCACTATCCTGGCGAGCGACCGATCTTTGACCTGTATGGGGTCGAGGATGAGATCCAGAAGGCCATGGAGCGGCGGGTCATGCTCAAGTCCGGCGGCCATCTGGTGATCGATCAGACCGAGGCGATGACCACCATCGACGTCAATACCGGGGCCTTTGTCGGACACCGGACCCTTGAGGAAACCATCTTCAAGACCAACCTTGAGGCGGCCACGGCGATTGCCCGGCAACTGCGCCTGCGCAATCTGGGCGGGATCATCATCATCGACTTCATCGACATGGAAGACGAGGATCATCAGCGCCAGGTACTGCGGACCCTGGAAAAGCAGCTCGAACGCGATCACGCCAAAACCAACATCATTGGCATCACCGAGCTGGGCTTGGTGCAGATGACCCGCAAACGTACCCGCGAAAGTTTGGAACAGGTGCTCTGTGAGCCTTGTCCAAGTTGTCAGGGGCGGGGGATTCAGAAAACCCCGGAAACCGTGTGTTACGAAATCTTCCGCGAAATCCTGCGCGAAGCCAGGGCCTACCAGGCCGATGCCTACATGGTACTGGCTTCGCAATCGGTCATTGATCGTTTGCTTGATGAAGAATCGGGCAATGTCGCCGATCTTGAGCTGTTTATCGAGCGGCCGATCAAGTTTCAGGTGGAAACCATGTATACCCAGGAACAGTACGACGTGGTGTTGATGTGA